A window from Plectropomus leopardus isolate mb chromosome 3, YSFRI_Pleo_2.0, whole genome shotgun sequence encodes these proteins:
- the pars2 gene encoding probable proline--tRNA ligase, mitochondrial has protein sequence MEPIMNQIWPKVFRRLHRTSLLPRRNHSGCAEPAAVSASTNSRQIKPTLLVSRLYQPSNLRDVGQDSRLQGEMTCKSQRLMQQAGLIHPSNPGCYYYLPATVRSMEKLVRVIDQEMQAIGGQKLDMPSLCSADLWKTSERWDLMGKELFRLKDRHGADYCLGPTHEEAVTTLVAHQTTLSYRHLPLLLYQITRKFRDEPKPKFGLLRGREFYMKDMYSFDVSEEAAYETYESVRQAYTRLFTRLGLHCVQVQADTGNIGGKLSHEFQLPADIGEDRLLVCGKCSFSANVETMSSGGTDCPQCKTGTLVESKGIEVGHTFYLGKKYSHMFNASFNNAQSKSVIAEMGCYGLGVTRILAAAIEVLSTEEGIRWPGLLAPYQVCVLPPKKGSKMDEAAVLAEELVHTLGETLPRLRGEVVVDDRTQKTIGNRLKDASRLGYPYVIIVGQGALEETPRFEVICQQTGEAMFLSKDGLLDVLGRVETV, from the exons ATGGAGCCCATAATGAATCAGATTTGGCCAAAAGTCTTCCGGCGGCTCCACAGAACCTCACTTCTTCCACGGAGGAACCATTCAGGATGTGCTGAGCCTGCCGCTGTTTCTGCCTCCACCAACTCCAGACAAATCAAGCCCACACTCCTGGTGTCCCGCCTCTACCAGCCCTCAAACCTGCGTGATGTGGGACAGGACAGCCGGCTACAAGGCGAGATGACTTGTAAGAGTCAAAGGCTCATGCAGCAGGCTGggctcatccatccatcaaacCCCGGTTGTTACTACTACCTTCCTGCCACTGTCCGCTCCATGGAGAAGCTG GTGAGAGTAATTGACCAAGAGATGCAGGCGATTGGTGGGCAGAAACTGGACATGCCCAGTTTGTGCTCAGCTGATCTCTGGAAAACCAGTGAGCGCTGGGACTTGATGGGAAAGGAGCTGTTCCGTCTGAAAGATCGCCACGGAGCTGACTACTGCTTGGGTCCCACACACGAAGAGGCAGTGACGACTCTGGTCGCTCACCAGACAACTCTCTCCTACAGGCATCTGCCTCTGCTTCTTTATCAG atcacTCGCAAATTCAGAGATGAACCAAAGCCAAAGTTTGGTCTGCTTCGAGGGAGGGAGTTCTACATGAAGGACATGTACTCATTTGATGTGAGTGAAGAAGCAGCGTACGAGACCTATGAATCTGTGCGTCAGGCGTACACCAGGCTCTTCACCCGGCTGGGACTGCATTGTGTTCAGGTGCAGGCAGACACAGGAAACATTGGCGGGAAACTCTCCCACGAGTTCCAGCTGCCAGCAGACATTGGCGAGGACCGACTTCTGGTCTGTGGGAAGTGCTCCTTCTCTGCGAATGTAGAGACCATGTCATCAGGCGGAACTGACTGCCCACAGTGCAAAACTGGCACACTGGTAGAGTCAAAGGGTATAGAGGTCGGCCACACATTTTACTTGGGTAAAAAATATTCTCATATGTTCAATGCCTCCTTCAACAATGCCCAGAGCAAGTCTGTTATCGCAGAAATGGGCTGCTACGGACTTGGGGTAACTCGCATTCTCGCCGCAGCCATTGAGGTGTTGTCAACAGAAGAAGGGATCCGCTGGCCAGGCCTTCTTGCTCCGTACCAGGTGTGTGTTTTACCCCCAAAGAAGGGCAGTAAGATGGATGAGGCAGCAGTTTTGGCTGAGGAGCTGGTTCACACTTTGGGAGAGACTCTGCCTCGTTTGAGAGGTGAAGTTGTCGTTGATGACCGCACACAGAAGACCATTGGGAACAGGCTGAAGGATGCCAGCAGACTGGGCTACCCGTATGTTATCATTGTAGGACAGGGAGCTCTGGAGGAAACACCCAGGTTTGAGGTGATCTGTCAGCAGACAGGTGAGGCGATGTTTCTCAGTAAAGATGGACTCTTGGATGTCCTCGGAAGAGTGGAAACTGTATGA
- the insl5a gene encoding insulin-like 5a, whose translation MRALGVLPLLLCAVVCVVQVRAEVKAVKLCGREFLRAVVYTCGGSRWRRFLSDSDMDGLPTGEQTSLESLSSSNPGSELTKRDINNILTTVCCQVGCRKSDLTFLC comes from the exons ATGCGAGCTCTGGGGGTTCTGCCTCTGCTGTTGTGTGCAGTGGTGTGTGTGGTCCAGGTGAGAGCGGAGGTGAAGGCAGTGAAGCTGTGCGGTCGTGAGTTCCTAAGGGCTGTCGTTTACACCTGCGGAGGCTCCCGTTGGAGAAGATTCCTTAGTGATTCAGACATGGATG GTTTGCCCACAGGGGAGCAGACCAGTTTGGAGAGCCTGAGCAGCAGCAACCCCGGCTCTGAGTTGACCAAACGGGATATTAATAACATACTGACCACCGTGTGCTGCCAGGTGGGCTGCAGGAAGAGCGACCTCACCTTCCTCTGCTGA